TTGAATCTGCCAGGCTTTGCCGACGATATGGAGAGTGGTTTCAGTCCGGTAGCTTTTCATGTTCTGAAATCTCCTTATAACAGAAGTTTTGATATACTACCCCCAGCATATGTTCCAAGTGGACAAGTTAGACTAATGTTGGAGATAATTAATAATGAAAGAAAGATAGAAGACGAAGGAGGAAACATGCCTGATGAACGACCAAACGAACGAACAAGTGAACAATCCAACAAGCCATGCACTTCGCAAGCCTTATTCCAATCCTGCGCTGGAGGAAAAGACCGTATCCACACAGCCTATCTTTGAAGGAAAGGTCATTACGGTACAGGTAGACACGGTAGAGCTTCCCGACGGCTCAACTGGAAAGCGTGAAATCGTCAAGCATCCAGGTGCAGTGGCAATTTTGGCTCTGCACGAGGGGAAAATGTTGGTGGTGGACCAGTACAGACAAGCTATGGGGCGCTGTGAGGTTGAAATCCCCGCAGGCAAGCTGGAGCGAGGTGAAGACCCGATGGAAGCAGCGGGACGTGAATTGAGAGAAGAAACAGGCTATACAGCCAAATCGTTGAAGCTGCTTCACTCTTTTTATACTTCTCCTGGCTTTGCGGATGAAATCATACATTTGTATGTGGCCGAAGAACTGGAGCGAGGTGAGATGGAACCAGATGAGGATGAATTTCTGGAGCTATTTGAGGTGACGCTGGAAGAAGCACACACACTTATTCGTGAAGGGCGCATTAGTGATGCCAAAACGATTCTGGCCGTCTATGCGTGGCAACTTCGCCAACAAACAGGGAGCTTCTAAGCGGATGGACACCAACATAATAGAACTTAACAACTACTTTGCAGACCTGCATATTCATATTGGCAGAACGGAGAAAGGAGCTCCAGTCAAAATTAGTGGTAGCCGTGACCTAACGTTTGCCAATATAGCCAAGGAAGCCTCCGGTCGCAAAGGGATTGGGCTCATTGGGATTATTGACTGCCATGCGCCTAATGTACAGGAGGATATTCGTCGATATTTGCATACAGGTGAAATGGAAGAAATCAGCGGTGGTGGTATCGCATACAGGGATACAGTGATTCTACTTGGCACGGAGCTGGAAATACGGGCTGAAGGTCGTCCCGAAGCACATGTACTGGCCTATTTTCCTGATCTGGCGGCGATGGAGGATTTTACCCAATGGCTGACGAAGCATATGAAAAATGTCAATCTCAGCTCACAACGGATCTACGCACCGCCACGTGAGTTGCAGCAGCAAATTTACGGACGTGGAGGCATTATGGTGCCTGCGCACGTGTTCACTCCGCATAAGGGCATTTATGGCAGTTCTGCAGCCCGTATGGAGGAAATGCTGGATATGGAGTTCATTAGTGGGGTGGAACTGGGGCTGAGCGCAGATTCATCTATGGCAGGCTTGATTTCAGAACTGGATCGCTTCAGCTTCCTCACGAATTCAGATGCCCATTCACTTGGGAAAATTGGACGAGAATACAACAAATTATCATTGGCGAAGCCGAGTTTCGATGAATTCAGGATGGCTTTGGAGAGGCGTGAAGGACGACGAGTGTGTGCCAACTACGGTTTGAATCCCAAACTTGGAAAATACCATCGCTCTTACTGTCAGAGCTGCGGTACGATTATTGATGAGCAACAGATGGCGGACGAACGCTGCCCTAACTGTGGCCATACCAAGCTGGTGCGGGGTGTGCTTGATCGAATCTGGAGCATCGCCGACCGTGAACAGCCCGTAATTCCCTCCCACCGTCCTCCGTACATTTACCAGATTCCGCTGGAATTTATTCCAGGCTTGGGTAAAGCCAAGCTGAACCAGCTGTTAGCAGCCTTCGGAACAGAAATGAATATTTTACATGAGGTTACGCAGGAGGAACTGTCAGGGGTCGTCGGTAAAGTGTTGGCAGAGCAGATTGTGCTTTCACGCGAAGGACGCCTGGCGCTTGTATCCGGTGGTGGTGGAACATACGGAAAAATAGCAAAATCCTAGTAAAGTGTCCTAGTCAAGTCTTGTCTCCGTAAAAGGCATATCAGCGTCTGCTTGTTCATAACCATAAAATATCTCTGCCGTTGGCTTGGCGCATCATTCGTGATGTTAGATTTGCAGCGGAAGCTGCCCCATTCTAGCCATCAGCCGTCGGATTACGGTTGTTTTTTGGACAAACAAGCAGATGAAAGGGGCAGGACTCGATGCAATGGTTTCGTCATACGTTAAAGGACCAGACGTCATATTACGTTTTCTTGGCTGTGCTGTTTCTTGTAGGAGTTGTTTTTGGCGCACTCATGGTAAATGCACTCTCCCTAGAACAGTTACAGGATTTGTCCCGTTACCTGAAGGATTTTTTTGTGACGGTCAACCAAAACAAGCAGGGCTTTGCTGATTCGCAGGCGGCCTCAACCTTTTGGGACAGCGTATCTCTACATCTTAAATGGGTGGGCCTCATTTGGGTATGCGGGCTTTCGGTCATTGGACTCCCAGGTATTCTTGTGCTGAATTTTCTCAAGGGTGTGCTGATCGGATTTTCTGTAGGTTATATGGTAGGGCAATATTCGTGGAAAGGACTATTATTTTCATTGGTTTCCGTTGCCCCACATAACCTGCTCGTGATTCCGATACTGCTCGTCTGTAGTGTGGCTGCGATGACTTTTTCCATCCATATGATCAAAACCAAAATACTTGCTACTCGGCCATCAGACGGGATGTTGCGTCCGTTGCTTTCTTACGCAGGATTGACTGCTGTGATGATGGTGCTGCTTATCGGCAGCGCGTCCTTTGAAACTTGGGTCACCCCGGTTATGATGCAATGGGTCACTCCTATGCTGACGGCTTCCGTGACATCTTGATCTCATTTCAAAATGTTTGACTTTATTTGTATAGACCCCCTATAATAATAGGAGTGAAAAAAAGTGCAGTAGGCAGTAGCTTTGCAGGGGGAGGGAGACACATGGAAGCACGGATCGAAAAAATTAAGCAGCAGCTGCAATCCCAGGGCTACAAACTAACGCCTCAGCGGGAAGCCACCGTCAGAGTTTTACTTGAGAACGAAGATGATCATCTGAGTGCGGAAGATGTATTTATGCTCGTCAAAGAGAAAGCTCCCGAAATCGGTCTGGCAACCGTATACCGTACCCTAGAACTGCTAAGTGAACTGCATGTCGTGGAGAAAATTAATTTTGGCGATGGCGTTGCGCGGTATGATTTGCGCGGCGATACAACCAAACATCACCACCACCATTTGATATGTGTGCAGTGCGGCAGTGTAGATGAAATACTGGAAGATTGGCTTGGACCGTTAGAGGAGCGTTTGGAACGGGAATATAATTTTACTGTAGTGGACCATCGTTTGGACTTCCACGGTATTTGTTATCGTTGTAAGGCGAAGAACGATACGACCGCCCAAAAATCCTTGGGTAAAACCAAGAAAAACAAATCACAGGATTAATAAGCTGACTACCCAAGCTCTCACCGACGAAGACGCGTTCGGGAGAGCTTTTTTGGTTCGGAATTTGCTGTATGGGATCATGTGGTATAAAACAGAATAGCTTGTCATACCCTTCCATAGAGAGCCCTAAATAGGGACTACATTTTGGGAAAAGGCGGCTGATCCACATGGTACTATCATTGCGGAGAGGACTACAATGGCTGCGCTTGCTGATCTTGTTCGGGGTGTTGGCATGTATGTTCTTTTATAGCCTCAGGCTGTTTACAGATTGGATATCACCTGTAGATCATTACCGAATACCGGAAGGACATGCAGTTAAGGTATTTGGCGGACAAACAGTGAATGATGGGTCCGAGCAACGAGTAGCGGTGTTGGAACGTTTACGTTTCTTTTATTGGTATGGTGAGTAGTTTATGTAATCATCTTAATGAGATGATGATATGAAGTCGCACACGAAGAAGCAGGCGCAACAACGGAATCGCTGTATGCAGGACAAGGAGAGTTTTGGAACTCATGAAAATGTATATTCAACCTTTCGTTCAATATATGGAAGAGGAAAAGGGTTTGTCACGCAGCACATTGGAAGCGTATCAACGGGACGTACAGCAGTTTACTGAGTTTGCAGAAAGCTGTGGTCTTGAGCAGCCGGATAATGTACAGCGGTCACATCTAGTGCTGTATTTGGGGCGTCTGAAGGAACAGGGAAAAGCCGCGGCGACAATTTCACGTAGCGTCGCCTCTATACGCTCCTTTTTTCATTTTCTCATTCGGGAGGGAATCGCGATCCATGATCCTTCCGTTCTGGTGGAACTGCCCAAAGCCGCTAAAAAGAAGCCCTCGGTGTTAACGCAGGATGAAATAGAGCGTTTACTGGCAGCGCCGGATGTGAGTGCCCCGCAAGGGGGACGAGATAAAGCCATGCTAGAGTTGCTGTACGCGACGGGCATCCGCGTATCAGAGCTGATTGCCCTGAACGTCTGTGATGTGCGCATCGATTTGCGCTTTGTGCACTGTGGCGGCGAGGCGGGCAAGGAGCGCGTTGTACCGATCAGTCGTGAGGCATCACAGTGGGCACAAGCCTACTTGGACGAGCAGCGTCCAGCGTTGCTGCGACCCGGGCAGGGTGAAGAGGCTCTAGCAGAGCAGGAGGCCTTGTTCTTGAATGTATCGGGTCAGCGGCTCAGTAGACAGGGCTTTTGGAAAATAATTAAGAAGTACGCTCAGGAAGCAGGCATAAGCAAGGATATCACGCCCCATACGCTGCGGCACTCCTTTGCGGTACATATGCTGGAGGGCGGAGCGGACTTACGCTCTGTACAGGAAATGCTGGGTCATGCTGATCTGTCAACGACGCAGGTATATGCGCAGACAGCTAGACGGAACATGAAGGAAGTATATGAAATGCATCACCCGCACGGCGGTAACCGCACTTCTCATGAAAGCAATGATTAAACGTAACGTCGCTTTGCTGTCATAGAAAATGTGATAATGACTATAACTTTACGATTGTACAAGTCAGGAGAGATATGAATGTCAACAGCCAACCAAGCTACAATTCAGGAAGCAGCAGACTATATCCGTGCTAAGAGCGGAATAAGCCCAGAGATTGGTCTTATTCTGGGATCGGGCCTCGGTATTTTGGCCGATTTGATTCAAGATGGAGTTAGTATTCCTTATCAGGATATTCCCCATTTTCCCGTATCAACGGTAGAAGGCCACGAGGGGGAGTTACTGTTAGGCACAATTGAAGGTCGCGCCGTTGTCATGATGAAGGGGCGCTTTCATATGTATGAGGGCTATGGTCCACAGCTGACAGCTTTCCCTGTTCGGGTAATGAAGCAGTTGGGGATTCAAAGCCTGCTGGTGACGAATGCCGCAGGTGGTGTAAATACTTCCTACAAAGCAGGCGATCTGATGGTCATCTCGGATCATCTGAATTTGACCGGACAAAATCCGTTGATTGGCCCGAACGATGCTGCTCTGGGTGTTCGTTTCCCAGATATGTCGGAGGCGTACAGCCGCCGCTTACGTGAAATTGCCAAACAAACGGCTACCCAACAAGGCTTCAGCCTGCAGGAAGGTGTATATGCCGGATTGCTGGGACCCAACTATGAGACGCCTGCTGAAATCGTTATGCTGCGTACACTGGGAGCAGACGCAGTAGGGATGTCGACCGTGTCTGAAGTTATTGTAGCTCGTCATGCGGGGATTGAGGTACTAGGCTTCTCCTGTATCACCAATATGGCTGCAGGCATTCTCGACCAGCCTTTGTCTCATGGTGAAGTGATGGAGACGGCAGAGAAGGTACGTGAACAATTTTTGAAATTGGTACTGGCGATTATTCCACAAATGTAGATGGAGTATAATTTTCCATTCGAAACGGTGGGCATCTCCAAAGAACCCCATATCCGAGCGCCTTTTAATGGCGTGGGATACGGGGTTCTTTTTACATTCTGCGGTTGAACTGAGTATGATCGCCTAGTGAAGAGGGCGTGTGCTCCAAGTAGCTGTATTCGCTTTTTCTGCTACAGTTAGTCTATGTCGCTCTTGCACTTTGATCACAATGACCATGAAAATAATCCAGTAAATGGCTAATGAGTTTAGAAAACGGCTATCCGTTATATTGTTCAATACGATGAACAGGAAAAAAACGGCTGCCGTCAGCCATGTATACATATCTGTTTTGCCGATTCTGATTTTAAATAAGGTAGTTACGACGAGTATAACCGTTGCGAGTAGTCCTATAAGACCCACATCGATCCACAGATCTCGAAAGCCGCTATGGCTGCTTGTCAGATCAAAGCGGATGCCGTTCGCATAAATGCTGGGCCGGGCTGCCCAGAAGGAGCCATAACCATGTCCGAACCAGTAGTGGCTCTGAATAGCACCATCAATTCCTAGCCAGATTTCCGTTCTTCCGGTTAAGGTTGTTGTTTTTCCGAATTCCGAGGCAATCGCATCCCCATAAGTAAAGGTAAGTGCCAAACCCAAAAGAACAAGTAAGCAGGAACAGCTAAGAAAGAACCCCCGCAACGAGATGCTTCGAATTCTTTTGAATAACAATATAAACAAAATAAATACGAAGAGTGAAGATGTCAGTACCAATGAGGTAGTAGACTGGCATTTGATGAGCAATAAGGCATTGAGTAAGATGAAGCCAATATGTAAAGCTTTGCGTGTGCCCCTGAAAAAATATATGACATGTGAAACAAAACTTAACAGCGAGAGGGTTCCAAGTGTATTTTTATGACCGGAGATTCCCTTCCACAGTCCAGTATGTTCCACACCGCCATGAATGGCAAAGGAAGGAACGAGCACAACGGCGAGTAGATTGAGTATGCTCAGAATACTTAATGTAACGACTAAGAGGCGTATGCAGCCCTGTGCTGTATAATGGGTCACCAGATAGAGTCCAAAGGTAGAGAAGGCAATAAATTTGAGAACCATTAGCACAGAAGAGGTCTGCTCTTGTTCAGCCCATATACAGGAGGCGGCGATGTACATCATGAGTAAAGTCAGCAAAGGATTATCAGCTAGGATCGCGATCAATGATTTGAGTGAAGGCAGAAGCATGATATAGCTAAACAACAAGATAAGCAGAGAAATCGTGATCACTCTGGGAGACAAACCCTGACAGGCAAAGGGAATCGAGAAAGCCAGTAAACCGGCTACTGTGAGTATGTGTTTCACGGTTTCACCGCCTAGATACGTTATGTATCTATAATATACAAAATGTATCTTCTTGTACAATCATAATAAAATATTTATTTTCATTTTTCGCGACCTAGAGCAAGCCTTATGTGCATATACTCAGTCCATGCTAAGAAAATGAAGAATTATTCGGTATAGTATGAAAGTATTTTCACGTTTTTAACAATGGGGGTGTTTGGGTGGCGGATTTTACAGACCGTTTAAAGTTGAATTTGAGTGGTACGGGCAAAGAGTTAACGCCTCAGCAATTAAATGACAATTTTAAAGCCATTGAAAAAGAATTCATGGAACGCAGTGTAAACGTAAGCTGGTTTGGAGCTGCTGGTGATGGTATTCAGGACGACACGGCAGCTTTGCAAGAATTGATTAACAAGACTCCCGATTACTCCATTCTTCACATCCCCAGTGGCCGATACAAAATAACATCTACCCTTCAGATTCGGAAGCAGGGTATGCGCATTTTTGGGATTCATAAGGGCAGATACCGACAGGGTAAGGGAGTTACTTCGATTGAATATTATGGTACGGGTCCTTGTTTCCAAATTGGAGACGAAAGTCTGCCATCGTTTAGTGGCTTTCAAAATGTGCAGTTCCATGACTTATCGATCCGGTACGAAGGGACCGACAGAGCCACCTTAAATAATCCGTTTTCGCAGTCAGTGAAGCGCGGGTATTATGGCAAAGGGACTATGGGCATTCAGGACTGGAAGGGCGGCGGCGTTGTCCTGGATAACGTGTTGATTGAGCATTTTGAAACGGCTTTTTGGGGCTATGAAAGTGATGTGAACTTATTTAAATGCACGGAGATAAATTACAATAAAATAGGGATTCACTTGCAGAACAGAAGTTCACAGTTTACAAGCATTGCGCTTTTTACGCTTGGGAACGATACGGCGCTGGATCTGAATAGTTCTAACGGGGCGAGATTCATGGCTAGTCAGCACATTAAGGATGGGAGCTCCAGTGATATTCCCATTTTAATAAATGATTTTATGAATGCAGAATTTTTAGGCTGCTGGTTCGAAGGACTAAGCAGAGAACACAAGATGACAGTACCTTCTTTTATTCAAATTGGTGCTACGAAAGAAACCAAAAATGTTGCCCTGCGCGACTCTATTTTGGCGATAGCAGACAAATACGATGACACCCAATCGGTGTGCAATTATTTTGTGGATGTGGTCATTGGTAAAAAAGTTTTGGTGGACGAGGTGGGCGGATATCCTCGTAATCTCAAACAGCTTATTTGTTTCTCTGGCAGCTCCTCCACACAACAGGTGACACTTCGCTCCCATTTGGATTTTAGCTATAGCAATCATCGTTATGACGAGAATCATGGGACAGGGCAAGCTTTGTTGCTCGTAGAAAAATATTCGAATAACGGTATAGAACATTTGAATGAAACCTTTGTCAAAGCCTATCTTGGTTCAAGGCAAAATATCCCTGCAGGTAGCTGGCAGAAAGTAAGGTTTAATCAAATCAATCATGATGAGTTGACCGAATTCGATGGTTCGAATAGCCGATGGCGAGCCAAGCGAGCTGGGAAATACAGAATACAAGTCTACATTTCGACCGATCCCCAAGTAGATGGTAACCGGACACGGCTGGCACTTCACTTGAATGATGAGCAGCTTACCGGAAGTTCTGCCTATGCTTATCTCGATGACAGGGTGATTGGCGGACTGAACTATGGTGCATTGAGTGGAGCAATGGAACTTAGACTCGAAGCGAATTCTTTTATTGATATACGGGTGTTTAGTCAAAATGCAGTGGATATTTTACCGGGTGGGGGTATTACATATCTTACCGTTAGCCGGATTTAGACGATTTTTATAGGTCATTTTTACAGACGATAGATGTTGTGTCGTATATATATCGGGAAATACGCACCATGCTGGCTCAGCTTGGTGCTATTTGATGTTTTTATTCATATGGAATATTTTTCTTTCATTCTGACGACAATGGTTAGCAGCACGCGAATAGACCGGAGAGATCAGTAAATGGGCTCCGGCTCTTTACGCCAATATGTTGAGGAGGGGACCGATTGTGAAGAAAAAAGTGGTGGCGTTCATCCTGGCTTGTCTGGTAGCCTTGACTGCCGTCCCTGTCGGCGGTTGGGCCGAAGAAAGCAGACCTGAAAGCAAAACCAAAGTAGGATCAGCAGCTGAGCTGGCTCCCGAGGCCCTTTCGGCGATCTTGATGGATGCAGATACAGGCACAGTCATCTATGAAAAAAACAGTCGTGAAAAGCTTCCTCCAGCAAGCATCACTAAGATCATGACGATGCTGCTAACAATGGAGGCCATTCATGATGGCAAGCTTAAGCTGACCGATAAAGTACGGGCCAGTGAGTATGCGTCTTCAATGGGAGGCTCGCAAATTTTCTTAGAGCCGGGAGAAGAAATGACGGTTGATGAGATGCTGAAGGGAATTGCGATGGCTTCGGGCAACGACGCCTCTGTAGCGATGGCTGAGAAAATTGCAGGTTCTGAACAGGCTTTTGTCGAGATGATGAACGCCAAGGTGCAGCAGCTTGGACTCAAAGATACGCATTTTGCCAATTGTAACGGTTTACCCGTAGAAAATCACTATTCCTCTGCGCATGATATTGCGGTTATGAGCCGGGAACTGTTGAAATATCCGCACATTACGAAATATACGGGAGCCTATCAGGACTATTTGCGCAAATCCTCGGTCAAGCCCTTTTGGCTGGTGAATACGAATAAGCTTGTTCGCTTCTATACCGGAGCAGATGGTCTGAAAACGGGCTATACGTCAGAAGCAAAGTTCTGTCTTTCCGCTACGGCGAAGCGTGATGGCTTACGTGTCGTAGCTGTCGTACTTGGTGAGCCGAACACGAAGATACGCAATAATGAGGTTTCTTCCATGTTCGACTATGCATTTTCTCAATATACAATGAAATCCATATATAAGCCAGGCGAAAAGCTGGGCAGTGTAAAAGTTGAAAAAGGTGTATTGCCAGAGCTGGAAATTCAGGCTGACCGTTCTTACAGTGTGCTGGTGAAAAAAGGCGGCAACAAACAAACGCTGCGTCACGAGCTACAGTTGACCCCAAGCCTTAAAGCTCCTGTCCGGGTGGGTGACCCCGTTGGTAAGCTGGTCGTCTATCAGAATGGACAACGTCTTAAGGAGTTTAATATCACTTCGCCTGTGGCTATCGAGAAGGCCGGCTGGTGGAAATTGTTTAAACGTACCATGTCGAACCTATTTTCTTTGTAGATTTAACGGGGTTTTCTTCTAGTTTTGTCGGAGGGCAGGAATCGTCTGCGACTACGTAGAAATCCTTGTCCAAGACCGGGAGGAGAGTGAGTAAGCATGAACCTGCAAATTGAAATGGAGCATCACCGGGGAGTACTTATTGTAAGGCTGTCTGGTGAACTTGATCACCATACGTCGGATATGGTCCGTATGCAAATGGATGAGGCGATTCAGCGCCGGCAATGCGAGCATATCGTGCTCAGTCTGAAGAATCTTCAGTTTATGGATAGTTCCGGCCTTGGCGTTATCTTGGGACGATACAAACTGATCAAGCAAAAGGGCGGGAAAATGGCAGTCTGTGATGTCAATCCGCCGGTACATCGACTGCTGGATATGTCAGGCTTGTTTAAAATCATGCCCATTTATGACAACGAGGTAAATGCGCTCACGGAACTGGAGGTTGTGTCATGAGAGAAGGCACGGGGAACAATTTCATGAGCTTGCAGTTTGCCGCCAAATCGGAAAATGAAGCATTTGCCCGCGTGGCTGTGGCAGCCTTTATTTCCAGGCTTGATCCTACAATGGATGAGCTTAGCGATTTGAAGACCGTCGTGTCTGAAGCGGTGACAAACAGTATTATTCACGGCTATGACAGTGATCCGTCAGGTGTCGTAACGATTAAAGTCGGAATTGAAGCGGACGTGATCACGTTGGTCGTTGAGGACGCAGGACGGGGAATTGAGGATCTGGAGCTGGCCAAGCAGCCTCTCTATACGTCCAAGCCTGAATTGGAACGTTCTGGCATGGGCTTTACGATTATGGAAAATTTCATGGATGAGTTCGAAGCAGTCAGTGAGCCGGGCGGAGGCACGTCGGTCCGGATGAAGAAAAGGATTGAATCCAAGAAAGCTTTATATAATTAGGAGTTGATCCTATGGAAGCAGGAGGAAAAAAAACTTCGCACAGCTATTTGGAGGATACAGAAGTCAAGCGGCTTATCGCACTGAGTCAATCTGGTGATAATGATGCTCGTGAGACACTGGTCAATAGTAATATCCGGCTCGTCTGGTCTGTCGTGCAGCGCTTTATGAACCGGGGGTATGAACCTGACGATCTTTTTCAAATTGGTTGCATCGGATTGTTAAAATCGGTGGATAAATTCGATCTCAGCTACGAAGTCAAATTTTCAACATATGCAGTACCAATGATTATTGGTGAGATTCAACGCTTCCTTCGAGACGATGGTACACTCAAGGTTAGCCGTTCCTTGAAGGAAACAGCCAATAAGGTCCGCAAAATGAAGGACGAGCTGTCCAAACGGCTCAATCGCCTGCCTACAGTCAAGGAGGTTGCTGATGAGC
This window of the Paenibacillus polymyxa genome carries:
- the sigF gene encoding RNA polymerase sporulation sigma factor SigF, yielding MEAGGKKTSHSYLEDTEVKRLIALSQSGDNDARETLVNSNIRLVWSVVQRFMNRGYEPDDLFQIGCIGLLKSVDKFDLSYEVKFSTYAVPMIIGEIQRFLRDDGTLKVSRSLKETANKVRKMKDELSKRLNRLPTVKEVADELGVTPEDVVFAQEANKPPTSIHETVFENDGDPITLMDQIADESQERWFDKLALNEAIDGLSERERLIVYLRYYRDQTQSEVASRLGISQVQVSRLEKKILQLIRDQIAQ